DNA from Candidatus Hydrogenedentota bacterium:
GATGAATGTCGCCCTGGGCAGCGCGGCGTTGCTGCGCTCGGGCGCGGCCGTGCTGACCGGCGACGGCCAGGTGAGGCGGCGCCCCAGCGGCGCGCTCGAGGCAGCGCTGAATGACCTCGGGGCCTCGGTGCGCTCGACGCGCGGCAACGGCTGCCCGCCCTTTGTCGTGTCGGGCCGCCTGCGCGGCGGCGAGACGACCATGCAAGCCATGAGCAGCCAGTATGTTACCTCCTTGCTGATTAATGCTCCGCTTGCGGATGGCGATACGCGGCTGCGCGTGCCCGTGCTGCACGAAGCGCCGTACGTGAACATGACGCTGGCGTGGCTGCGCCGCGAGGGCATCCGCGTCGAGCACGCGGATGACCTCCGCGAGTTCCTCATACCCGGCGGCCAGGCCTACCCGGCGCTGGACTGCCGGATACCGGGAGATTTTTCGTCGGCAACATTCTTCCTCGCGGCGGGAGCGCTCCCGGACAATGAGGTAACCGCCTTGGGCCTCGACATGGCCGATCCGCAGGGCGACAAGGCTGTGGTGGACTACCTGCGCGACATGGGCGCCGGGGTGTGCGTCGAGGATGCGGGCATCCGCGTTTCGGCGCGGCGTCTGGAAGGCCGGGAGATAGATTTGAACGCGACGCCGGATGCGCTGCCTATGATGGCGGCGCTCGCGTGCTTCGCCCACGGCGCGACCCGGCTGACAAATGTTCCGCAGGCGCGTTTCAAGGAGACGGACCGGATCACCGTCATGCGCGAGGAGTTGACAAAACTCGGCGCCCGCGTCGAGGAGTTGGAAGACGGTCTCGTCGTGCATGAGAGCGCGCTGCATCCCGCGGAGGTGGACGGCCGCGGCGACCACCGAATTGTCATGGCGCTCGCCATTGCGGGCACCCTGTTGTCCGGCACGACGGTCATTCACGGCTTCGAGGCGGTGAACGTCACGTTCCCGAGTTTCCTGGAATCGCTGAATGCGCTCGGCGCGCGCACGCGCGTGGTAGCGTAACGAGCGGCCGCCGCCGCGTCCGCGCCGCGCCTCGGGGCGGGAATGGGTGGCGGGCCGCGCACGTTTCCCCGTAGTGCCTCGGGGGCGCGCGAACGGCGTACTCGCAACGTTCGAAGGACACGACCACTACCATGAAGATTGTGCTGGCAGGACCCAAAGGCGCTGGCAAGAGCGCGATCGGCGCCGTCTTGTCCGAACGGACGGGATTCCGCACGGTTGAGACGGACCGGATGATCGAAGACCTGCACGAATTGCGCGACGGGCACCGCATGCGCTACCGCGAGATCTTCGCCGAACACGGCGAAACCTTCTTCCGCCAGCTGGAGCGCGACGTGGCCCGGGAATGCGCCGAAAAGGACTGGCACATCGTCATCACGGGCGGGTCGATCATGATGGACCCGGATTCGCGCCGCACGCTGCGCAGTAATGCCCTGGTCGTGTGCCTGACGGCCAACCCCGCCGTGCTCTGGGAACGCGCGACTAAGGACGGCGTGCCGCCCTGGCTCGTGGGGCCGGACGGCAAGCGGAAATACGAGGAGCAGGCCGCGTTTCGCGAAGACGTGCTGCGGCCCTATGCCGATATCGTGGTGGACACGACGGACGGCTCGCCCGAACAGCTCGCCGGGCTCGTGCTGGACCGCATCAGCGAAGAACTCGCGATCCATTGCCGGTCCGCCAACACCTACGGCGAAATCATCCGCGTTACCACCTTCGGCGAAAGCCACGGGCCCGCCATCGGCGCCGTACTCGACGGCGTCCGGCCGGGAATCGAGATTGACGAAGCACTCATTCAGCGCGAACTGGACCGGCGCAAACCCGGCCAGAGCAATCTCGTCACCCGCCGCAAGGAAAGCGACCGGGTCCATATCCTCTCCGGCGTTTTCGAGGGCAAGAGCACCGGCGCGCCCATTTGCATGCTCATCTACAACGAAGACCAGAAATCGCGCAGCTACGACGACATCAGGAATCTGTTCCGGCCCGGTCATGCCGATTTCACGTTCTACCGGAAGTACGGTTTGCGGGATTATCGCGGCGGCGGGCGGTCTTCAGGCCGGGAGACGGCCTGCCGCGTGGCGTGCGGCGCCGTGGCGCGGGAGATTCTGGCAAAGCGCGGCGTGCGTATCGTCGCGCATGCGGTCGAAATCGCCGGGATTCCCGCGGAAACCTGCGACTATAACGCCATCGAGCAGAACCCGGTCCGCTGCGCCGACCCCGCGGCGGCCGAGCGGATGGCGGAGGCCATTCTCGCCGCACGCAAGGACTGCGACTCCGTCGGCGGCATTATCCAGTTAGATATTCTCGGGACGCCGCCGGGTTTGGGCGACCCCGTGTTCGCGAAGCTCGATGCGCGCCTGACCGCGGGCCTGATGACTATCGGCGCGGTCAAGGGCGTCGAGGTCGGGCTGGGGTTCCGGCTCGCGCGCCTGCGCGGCAGCGAATCCAACGACCACATGGACAAGGCCGGGTTCCGCTCCAACAACTGCGGCGGCATCCTCGGCGGCATCAGCACGGGCGAACCCATTATCCTCCGCCTCGTCGTGAAGCCGACGTCGTCCATTGCAAAACAGCAGCACACGCTGGACGAAGAAGGACACGAACAAACCATCGAAGTACACGGCCGCCACGACCCCTGCATCGTGCCCCGGGCCATTCCCGTGGTCGAGAGCATGGCCGCTTTGACCATGCTGGACATCTGGGAAGTGCAGGCGCGATTGCGCCCGGACTGGGCCGCCCAATGGGAGCCGGTCGGGCTGGCGTAATGCCCGGATTGCGTTCCGCGCCGCGCCGCCGTATGATAGGGGCCTGTACAGAGGGAGCGGGGCCATGAGAGCTTTTTCGTGCGAAAGGAGCACGCCATGAACCGGTATTTTGTTGTTGCGTTGGTCTTGTTTGCGGTCTTGGGTGCCGGCGGCTGCCAGACAGCCGGCAGACTGGAGTCGCAGATGGCCGCGGAAGTCGTTCCTCAGCCGCAGGAGCACATTAAGATCGATAATGTCATCCTGATTATCGATGCGTCCGGCTCCATGTATGGCAACGACAAATTCCCGCTGGCGAAGGAGCTGGCGCGTTCCTTCGTGACGGCCATGCCCGCCGGCACGTACACTGCCGCCATGCTCGCCTACGGCGGCGAAACATCCAGCCGCTGGCTCAAGCACAATCCCGGTCTGTTTGACCGGGCCGCCTTTTTGGGCGCCGTCGCCCAGTTATATTGGCTCAAGGGATCCACGCCGCTCGCGACCGTGCTCGAACGCCTGAAACCGGGCCTCGACGCCACGACGGGCAATACGGCGCTGGTCGTCTTCTCGGACGGCAGGACGGACACGACCGCCGTGCTCGATATTTGCACGGAGATTATCAACAGCTATCCGGGCGAAATCTGCATCCACACCGTGCAGTTCGGCGCGGACGAGGCGGGCGGCAAACTGCTCGAGAACATGGCCACCCTGAGCATGTGCGGCACCTTCCGCATGGCGCGGGATATCGCGACGGCCGGCGGCATGCAGCAATTCGTGCACGACGTGTTCCTTGCCCCCGGCGCCGCTGTCAGCACAGCCGGCGCGGGTGGTCTGCTTGGTACGGTCTACTTCAACTTCGACAAGTGCGACATCCGGTCTGACGCGCAGCCTATCCTGGACTCCGCCGCCGCAACGGTGAACGCAAACCCGTGGATGGCGGTATCCGTGGAAGGGCATACGGACGCGCTGGGGCCGGACGCCTACAACCAGCCGCTCTCAGAAAAACGCGCGAACGCCGTGAGCAACGCACTCCAGCAGCGTGGCGTGGCCGCGGACCGCATCCGCGCGCAGGGCTTCGGCGAGTCGCAACCCGCGGCGCCGAACGACACGCGCGAGAACCGGCAGTTGAACCGGCGCGTCGAAATCAAAGCGTTGCCGTAGGCAGGGATTTGGCGTAGTCGAACGCACGGGTGTTCTTCGCGGCAACGCGGGAGCGAGACGTGGCTCGCCCCCACGGCGTGTTTGCGTGCCGAATCACGGCTGATTCCAGCCAGCGTGCGACCGCGGACCAACCGCGGCGCCGCCGGCCGGCGAGCAGTTTTACCGCGCGGCGGCATCCATCCGCACAGAGGCGGAATCCTGCGGAACGTCTTCGGTATATCCCGCCGGGACACGCAGCCAATAGCGGACTTGGCCGCCGTCCCGCTCCCAGCGCAACCAAACCGCATCCTGGCCCGCGGGCACAACACCTTCGCACCACGTCGCCCCAGTCTCCGGAAAGCGCACCTGGACTTTCCCCGCCACGGCATCAACGCGAATGCCCAGCACGTCGCGATAGAGCGACACCGCGGCATGCGACGCGAACCCGTGATTCAGGCTCGCATAAGCGCCGTCATTCTCCCATAGCGTGCCCGTGGTCTCCGCCATTCGCTGGAAATAACCGCATAGTTCCTCCGTGAGCTGCCGGTGCGCGCCGAACCGCGACAGCAGTTCAAGACGGAGAATATTGCCGACGAACATGTTCGCGAAATGCACGTCCAGGTGGGCTTTGCTTTCTTTCCGATGCGGCCCGAACTCGTCACGCAGGACGCGCCAGAGTTCCGGCTGCGATTCCGGCGATGTCACGTCGAAGAAGAACGCGAAATACTGACACACCTCGGATTTGTTGTCCGTCCGCTGCAGCACGCCATCCTTGCGCACGGCGTTGTCGATGAAGAACGCGCCGTCGAAGGATTGTGCGCGGATGGTCTCGCGCAGGCGCCCAGCCTTCTGTTCGAGCTCGGGCAGCTCGTAGAGCCGCGCCGCGGCGGAGAGCGCCGCCGCGTACAGCATGTTGGACGGGTAGTTCACGTCCTGCGTGAAGTCGTTGGCGCGCGACCACTCGACGAACACCCAGCTCTCGAGTTTCTCGAGCAGGCCGTCCGCATTTTCGAACTTCTTGAAATACTCGAACAAGCCAAGAATCTTCGGGCGCAGCGCGTCTATGGTCTCGCGGTCGCCGCTGCGCTCGAGATACGCGCCCGCCTGCGCAACGCACCACAGCGCCCAGTTCGGAATAAACACGCCGTCGTAGTGGTCCGACGGATAGCACATGGGCAACATGCCCTCGGGCAGATGCGCGAAGCGCGGCGGCAGCGCGAAATTCTCGAGGAAATTGCGCTCGACCGTCGTATTGCCGCAGAGCGCAAGCGCGCTCTCAGCCGTGAAATAGGAGTCGCACAGCCACCCGGCGCGCTCGCGCGAGGGGCAATCCATGAAGATATCCACGGCGTTCTGCGCAAAGGTGGCGCGGCCCGCCTCGAAGATGCGGTTGAGCCGCGGGTCCGAGCAGGCGAAGTAGGCGCGCGCGGCTTCCGGGTTTTCATAGGTTCGCAGGCTGATGTCTTCAAGCGCGCATTGGCCCTCCAGCGCGACAAACTTCGCGTAACGAAGCGTGTAGGGCTCGAAACTCTCGAGCGTGTATGCGCCCGGCGCGAGTTCGTACGCCACAATGCTCACCGTGCCGAGCCGCCGCCAATTCACGTCGTTGTCGAGCAGCATTTCGTCGAACAGCACGTAGAGGCGCGTGTTTTCCGCGCAAGCAACGCGGCAGCGCAGGAAACCCGTAAGGTTGCGTCCAAAATCAACGGTCTGAAAACGCATCGCGGATAGCGGCAAGGGCCGTCCCGCGATATAGGGCGCGTCCACGGGTTCCAGGGAAGCGTTGCGCCAGTGCTGCATCTCGATCGAAGGAATGGTCTCGAGCTCCCCTTCGGGATAACCGCCGAGATTCGGGCCGACATCGGTCAGGCTCCGGTCCTTCCAGAGGCGGCCGTCGGTTTCGAAGCGCTCGACCGCCCCGCACGCCACGTGCGCGACCGGCGACAGCACGTCAAAACGCGGATAGGGCACGCGGCGGGGCAGCAGCGCCTTTGCCGGGGTCTCGGTCAGCGCCACCTGTGTCAAAGCAACAGAGGCGTCACTGCGCCACCGGTCAAAGCCGGGCGCGAGCCGGTACACCTCCGAGAAGGGACGCTGGAAGCTGAATCGCTGGACCTTTTGCACCCGCTCCCCGCACAGCAACGCGGAGAACCCGCCGTCATTCGCCGCCGTGGCCGCAAGCACCTGTTCACCGGCCGCGACTTCCGCCTGCAGGAAGGAAGGTTGATCGAGCAGGTAGTAGCTGTTTGCGTTGTAACCCGCGGCCTCGATGGCGACCACGTTTTCGCCCGGTTGCAGCAGCGGCGTGATGTCCCATGCATCGACGCGGTAGTAACCGTGCCCGGCGCGGGCGGGGCCGTGCCCCGCGAAGACGCCGTTCACGAATGCGCGGTAAATGGGGGATGCGGTCACGCGCAACACGACGGAAGCGTCGCCGGGCGCGTCGAAAACGGCCCTGAAACCCACCGTGAGGTTCTTTTCCGTCTCGCGGCCCTCCGGCCAGACGGGGCGGGCGTTCAGAAAGGCGTCGGCGGGCGCCGCCGCGACGGCGCACAACATCACGCAACACGTGGTCAACATACGAATTACTCCTCCTTCTTTCCCCTCGCGCATTATGACCGTTGCGAACCTTCGAACACCACCGCATGAATACCCCGGCGCCGCACGTCGTCCAGTCAGCCGAGAGAGAACAGGTCACTTGACTCCGGCCGTGCCCGCGCCCGTTCGCCTGTGACGACGCGAGGAGAGGAAAGGAGCGCGCCAAGATGCGATACCTGACAAGACCTATGCCAACCATGCCCTCGGGATGGAGCCTTGCCTTGACAGCCCTGGTGCTGCTGGGCGCGACGGCTACGGCCATCGCCGCTCCGCGCGACGAAAGCACGCTGCGCCCCGCCACGTTCCGGGGCGCCGATGCCAAGTCGGCGGGCAAGACCGTTGCCCCCAACATCGACGGCGCGGTTCGCGGCGCGGCCGAAGATAGCGCCGTGCCGCGCAGGCGCGCGGCGCACGATGCGGATGCGGCGAAAGACTTCTCCGGC
Protein-coding regions in this window:
- the aroA gene encoding 3-phosphoshikimate 1-carboxyvinyltransferase; amino-acid sequence: MRLLVERSNLRGTVEIPGSKSHTIRAVAISALAQGASVIRRPLDSADARAAFRVYRALGAAIEDEGACWRVCGTGGALHAPDDIIDVANSGTTMNVALGSAALLRSGAAVLTGDGQVRRRPSGALEAALNDLGASVRSTRGNGCPPFVVSGRLRGGETTMQAMSSQYVTSLLINAPLADGDTRLRVPVLHEAPYVNMTLAWLRREGIRVEHADDLREFLIPGGQAYPALDCRIPGDFSSATFFLAAGALPDNEVTALGLDMADPQGDKAVVDYLRDMGAGVCVEDAGIRVSARRLEGREIDLNATPDALPMMAALACFAHGATRLTNVPQARFKETDRITVMREELTKLGARVEELEDGLVVHESALHPAEVDGRGDHRIVMALAIAGTLLSGTTVIHGFEAVNVTFPSFLESLNALGARTRVVA
- the aroC gene encoding chorismate synthase; translation: MKIVLAGPKGAGKSAIGAVLSERTGFRTVETDRMIEDLHELRDGHRMRYREIFAEHGETFFRQLERDVARECAEKDWHIVITGGSIMMDPDSRRTLRSNALVVCLTANPAVLWERATKDGVPPWLVGPDGKRKYEEQAAFREDVLRPYADIVVDTTDGSPEQLAGLVLDRISEELAIHCRSANTYGEIIRVTTFGESHGPAIGAVLDGVRPGIEIDEALIQRELDRRKPGQSNLVTRRKESDRVHILSGVFEGKSTGAPICMLIYNEDQKSRSYDDIRNLFRPGHADFTFYRKYGLRDYRGGGRSSGRETACRVACGAVAREILAKRGVRIVAHAVEIAGIPAETCDYNAIEQNPVRCADPAAAERMAEAILAARKDCDSVGGIIQLDILGTPPGLGDPVFAKLDARLTAGLMTIGAVKGVEVGLGFRLARLRGSESNDHMDKAGFRSNNCGGILGGISTGEPIILRLVVKPTSSIAKQQHTLDEEGHEQTIEVHGRHDPCIVPRAIPVVESMAALTMLDIWEVQARLRPDWAAQWEPVGLA
- a CDS encoding OmpA family protein, producing the protein MNRYFVVALVLFAVLGAGGCQTAGRLESQMAAEVVPQPQEHIKIDNVILIIDASGSMYGNDKFPLAKELARSFVTAMPAGTYTAAMLAYGGETSSRWLKHNPGLFDRAAFLGAVAQLYWLKGSTPLATVLERLKPGLDATTGNTALVVFSDGRTDTTAVLDICTEIINSYPGEICIHTVQFGADEAGGKLLENMATLSMCGTFRMARDIATAGGMQQFVHDVFLAPGAAVSTAGAGGLLGTVYFNFDKCDIRSDAQPILDSAAATVNANPWMAVSVEGHTDALGPDAYNQPLSEKRANAVSNALQQRGVAADRIRAQGFGESQPAAPNDTRENRQLNRRVEIKALP